Sequence from the Erythrolamprus reginae isolate rEryReg1 chromosome 2, rEryReg1.hap1, whole genome shotgun sequence genome:
ttattatttctttctgtggAATTTACCTGGATAGATTCCCTACAGTTTTTTCCCACAAACTTTTTCTGAAGTGGTTTGTCACTGTTCCTTTACTGAGACTGAGAATAAGTGACTAGTCCAAGgtaacccagctggctttgtgcccagggcaggactagaactcagtctcctagtttctagcctgatacattaaccacaacatcaaactgactctCTGGAAATAATGTAGTGATCTCTGATGCCATAAAATAGGCTACTGAGGAAGACTCTATCCCCTATTCTTCCTTGGGTAGCATTTGAGAAAGGTCATTCTTATTCAAGCAAACTAAACAACCCTAATACTAAAAGTAAGACTAATTGAATATTTGGGGCAGTTTCTTTTCAAGAGCATAGTTAACTTCCAACAAATGTTTTCTATGCATTGTGCAAACCACAAAGAGAACTCTGTTCTAAACTAAATCATCCTTCGTTCTCTACCAAAATTAAGAGAAGAATGGCATCACTATTCaataaaccttttaaaaaagtatttccgTTGCATTTGGGTCTATATTAGGCTTATTCCATTCCTGAAGCAAACCTGCTCCCCATTCATTCCATCATTATctaaatatgataaaattatgCTGCTTTTGTTGCATCAAAATTTAGTTCAAACAATAAACTAAGATGATAGGCACACGACAATGACTTTTCTCTCCTGTACcaaaattttagatatattttgctcATGCTGCTATGCACAAAAATTTCACTGTCAATCAGATTGGGTAGCTTTTAACTAAAACTCAAAAGCTAGAACAGAGACAACAATGGGGTTAAGAACAATATTGTGCTATCCCTTAGGTTTCTGGGAAAACCTTTCTGAATCAATTCTCCAGAACTTCCAAGTCAGAAGACTCAGTGCTTCAAAACTCCATTAAAACAATGGGTTTCTAATCAATCTTACCTAAGGCACTATATTTCAAGCCTACGTTTGATCTAAAATAAGCTCTCTTTTATGTATCATTGAAAAAAATTGGAGTGGATTTTTCAAAGCTTGCTTAATAGGTCCCTAGAGCTCATACTTACTAAACACTTTTCTATGAAGTTTGGAGTTAGTTTTCATAAATATGATATGAATTGCCCGGATTGTGCCATTTCACTTGGCATATAATTAGCCACTATCTCCAACAGAGTGACATATTCCTTGGTTCCCATCATGCCTTCCCTAAGTTTCTACTGGAAAACAAGCTGAACGGggggaaaatgaaaagaaagctaGCACGCTGCAAAGCACCACCTTCATATGCAAGATGTATCTCCATCCTACCTCTAGGTCCCAACATAAAACCACAGagttatttagaaaaaaatagtagGAGACTAGTTTAGTAAATAGTGTTTTACGGTTCACCACGATTCCAACACGGTCAGTTGATCGAAGTCCTCAAAACAGCCTCTTAGATTCCTATCGGTCAAATTTTTTGAGATCCGTGTCCTAACCATTCTCCTAAAGAATGAGTTTGAATgtgctagaacaggggtccccaaactttttacacagggggccagttcactgtcccttggactgttggagggccggactataaaaaaaactatgaacagattcctatgcacactgcacataccttatttctttgtctcgctctcactctctttctctctctctcttgctttctttctctctcttgctttctttttctctctctctcttgctttctctctctctcttgctttctttctgtctctttctttctcactctctcttgctatctctcttcctccctccctccttccttctttcctctccacttctttcccttgctctttttccattctctttcccttttctttctttctctccacttctctctctctcttttccctctttcatccTCCCGCTTCTCTCCCTGCGGAGGACttgcccgacaagcctccaccctccaaccccggactcccattcaatccccattcagaaaatgggagctagcaactcaaaagaggaggaggcgggtgtgtgcgtgtatgtgttgTGCTCAGCTCggctttcagcaagccttactttacctcgggtgagatgaaattgagggggacgttctcactgcttttccagtgaggccttggaaaagacccgcgggccagataaatggccttagtgggccgcatgtggcccacgggccgtagtttggggactagAATATGATGCAAGAACAACTAGAATATGTGCTAGAATATGATGCAAGAACAACCTCATTTCCTTATGTTATGCTGGCAAGGTCTGTTTTAAagttctcctttttctcttctgttttccATCTTATTTTGATTGCATATGTTGAATACCAGTGAAAAAATGGATTTGGGCAAGACTGCAGAACTATGAAAATGTGTTGCTAGATTGGACAAAGGGTATATACAGCCTTGCTAGGAAAGCCCTAAGAAATTGCAACAACTGATTTGCCAGTTTTTACCTACTTATAGATAGGTACTATACCTAGCTTTATCTTTACCAACTTATATACACTCAGACATTTCTAACAGTTAAATAACATTCAGATAACACTCATCCTAAACTAAACTGTTCTTGGGTTATTGGAAGGATATCTACTTGAATAGTGGCCCAAGGTGCCAAAAGAAAAATGCTCTACTTGTAAATAGAAAATCAGTACCATAAAGGAAAGGCTAGGTGAAATTCATTTCTCCAGCAATATATTTAGTATGCACAGGAGTTTTAAGGAAGATATATCAACACATCAATGAAGTATGCACTGCAGTTTCTACCTATAATCTAGCCCAGGGATAATTTTACTTATGCAGTGTTGTCTAGACTGTATCTCATTCTACTGAACCATAAATAGAGTGTTGTAGATTAGTTTGAGTtaaaagaaaggggtgggggtggtgatgTTGAATTGTGGTTTTACTCAAAGATTTTGAAAATTTAGCCTTGGCACCATTTTCTTCTTGGCCATTTATACACACACTCCAAGTCATTCCTGAGTAAATGCTGTAGAAGTGTAAGTCATTAAATATTTTCTGAAAGACCAAATGAAATGAATGGATGGTGTGTTACAACATTGCCATTCTGTTCCATAATTTATATTCATTTCATGAGCTCTGAGCCAGAGCCATTCCTTGCAAATAGGGCTCAAAGTTGGAAATCAAGGCAGAATTCATGATGATTTAGAAAAagatataatgtatatatatatatatatataaaatgatgtGTACTGATTTCaagtagattttatatttaagtgAGTGCTGTGCTTATTCTCTGCAAAGGAGGATAATCTTATTTAATAATAGTTACAGTCTTCTAAAAATTTGTAATTATTTAGCAAAGTAGACTAATGATTCATCTATCTAGGTaaggattttaatatttttaagatataggtttaaattttttttaagtgttctaAGGCATTCTGCATTTTAAGTTATATAAAGTGTGCAAGTTAAAACAATTCCAGATAACAAAATACTGCAGAGATTTCACTGCTGTTaggttgattttttaaatttaaggctgaacatttatttttgttcagctacttaattaaaaaaataatctgtaCATTGCAAAAACAGGACAACAATATTGTCCTTTAATGTTCCCTATGGTTAATGTGTGCATTCTATAACAGGTTCCAATATGAATTCTTACTATCATTTATACAGTTCCTTCAATATACATAGCagtttacaaaataatataaggaAAAAAAGATCCTTGTTCTAAGGACATTACTGAACAGCTGAATTTCTAAATGAGCTTGGTATTCTGGTGAAGCAGATGGATATAAGTACCTTTCTTTAGTTCTTCTATACAATAAATTTTTATGCCGGTATTCTAATGGAATTTAATTTCCCCAACAGTAAAGTATACATAATGCAGGCAATCTTTGATCAGATCTCACAATGTTTCTtctatttaaaacaaatatatacaatcTGAGATGGGATCAGAATTTGATTGGAATATGATGCTGTGTGCATGTTCTATCACTTCCTTTAAAATTTCTCCAAAATTTTCTCCATCTGATTTTAATTCACATATagggtaaaataataataaccccaccaccaccaccaccaaatgcCAGTTCCAGAGTAAGATCAAGAGGGGttaaagggaagaaaaaggaaagaaggaaagatggaaagaaggaaggaaggacatacTCTCATCCTACAGCACAATTTTTCCAAAGAAATTTGAAGCACTTATTAaataaagaatgaaaagaaacaaagagagatatgATTTCAGATATAGCGTTTTTTTGGTTCAACAATTAAAGGAATCTAgatgaaaaggtttttttttttaaagtattactATTTACAGACTTTACCTGTTGAATCTTTTCCATTTAAATGGACATAATATGATTTCTAAAATACATTTCAAATGAGTTTGGGCAACTTCAATGAAAACTATTGATAAAGGCTGCTTGacatctggtgtgtgtgtgtgcgcgcgcacatGCGCAATTTTCAAGCTTCTCAAACTGGCCAGTTGGTAATATTATAAATTAACTAGTTGCAAGAATGACTGGCTGTACCTTTAGAAAGTAGAGCTAaacctttaaaataaaagaaaaataaatataagccCTGCTTTGCATTAAAAACACGAATCAGTTTACAAAAGGAATGTATGAGATATCCGGACTTTCTTCAATTCCATACAGAATTACTGTTTTAGTTAaggaattggttttttttttacattgcaaTGACTTTACCAAACATTTTCACTATAGACTTTTTGAAAGCTCTTACAGTAAGAAATTATCAACAAAAAGCAGGCACATTAGTGTACAAAAATGTcgctgttgattttttttcttcttcttttgaaagTGCAGATTTATGTGCATCTTACAAGACCAACTATAGTTTTAACTCTCGCTAAGATTTAAACTGAACATAACATCTCCCAGAAATATTGTAAACTTAAAAGGCTTTGTTCAAAATTCCTTTCAGCCCTCTGAAATATCACTTTGAGAGAGATTCATGcgtgcttttctctctctccctctctctccctctttctggcTGGTTCTCTGACCTTAACTCTTTTGCACTTTTAAAGCTGAGGTTATCATGAAGATTCATTTGATGCAGGGAAGGGTGAGGAGGCCAGAAAGGCTGAACCTTTTGGTGATTTCAATCCAAGCCAAATGAGAGAACTGTGAGAACCAACCCTAAAAAGTTCACCATTTGATCAAGGCGGAAGAGATAAAAGATGGTAAGGGTAAAAATTTAAAAGGTATTAAAAGCATCATCCCGTGATTGCCCCAATTATCTTTATCGGTGAAAATGCACTTTGCTCAACCCTTTAACAGGTAGCTATGTggtcaaacaccccccccccccacttttagaACCAAAAGTACcatagaagagaaagagagaaatcttGACAGGATACATTGGAGAAAGCTCCAACAGGTTGCAAAACACTGGCAACTTTCTAAAACTCTGTTCAAGACTTCTCCAACCAGAGGCGAAGAGAAAACTATGCCATATTcttcagggggaaaaaggaaggcAAAGCCGTTTGGGCCAACAGGTTATCACTTGCCACCAAAAGCAGGACCAACACTACACACCAGCCTGGTCTCATTTCTAGGCATTTATTGGGGGGGTTCTACCTTGGggtgattttttcttttttttggttttttggcagCTTCTGGGTTAAGAATCCTGGCAAACAGCGGGAGGGTTTGGCTTCACCTTGTGCTACTGGTCCTGCCCAATTAAACCTCTGTGCTTTGCCCCCTTGGCCCCAAGTTCACCTTCTGCCCCTCTCAGTCCAGCAGGCTGAAGGGCAGCGCGGTGGGTCTACAAAGGGGCCTGGCCGGGGCCTACACGCGGTTGGCACAGAGCTCCCTGGGATAGATGTCTTCATAGGCAGGAGGCTGCTCATTGGGCAGCGGGTAGCAGTAGGGGTAGGAGGCATTGAGCTCGGGGTCCATGGGCGAATACCCAGGCAACTCGATGGAAGGGTGGCCGCCACAGTGTACCTCCACCCCGGCCTCGTCGAAGACGTGGAAGACGCCGACGTTGATGTAGGAGACGGCCTGGAAGGCGCAATCGCCCCCCGGGGAAAGATCCGGGTCCTCGCTGGAGAAGATGGAACCTTGGCTTTGGCGTTGAGGTCGTCGGCCGCCCCCAGAGCCGGCCGGGCCGCCGCCACTtcccccgccgccgcctcccctccGCCGCCTCCGACGGCCGCCCCCGAGGCGCTGCTCCTGCCGGCAGCGCCGCCGTCGGCGCAGGCCCCGCTGCTGAGCCGCTTTGTAGTTCTTGACCAGGAGCAGGTTGAGCAGCCCCAGCAGGCACTCGAGGGCGTTGAAGATGGTGGAGATGACCAAGCCGCGCTGATAGTCCCGCAGCTtctggcagcgcagcagcagcgtcgTGGTCGAGCCGTCGGGGCCCCCCGCAGGCCGCGCCCGAGCCGatgaccctcctcctcctccaacctgTAGGAGGCAGTAGTGCGAGTACTTCTTCTCCACCAGAGACACCGTGTCGCCGTCGATGACGGCCCCGGCGAAGGCGCTCAGCACCCCCAGCATGAAAACCAGGACCCCCAGTAGGAGGAAGTTCTGTCGCCCACCGGGGGGCCCCTTGGGCAGCGCCTGGGACTGAGGCTGAGCGTCTCCGGCCACCGGCACCaccgcgccttcgctcgccgcgtgCCCTTGGCGCCGCGCTCCGCCGGCCCCTTCGTCGTCCGGCGGGCGGCAGCAGAAGAGCGCGGAGCCCAAGAGCGAGATGCCGGCGGTCAGCAGGAGCCCCGAGTAGAAAGCGCCGGCCGCCGTGCCCAGGCGGAACGGCTCCCCCTTGAGTTCGGAGCCCAGCGAGAAGCACTTGAGGCCCACCGCGGCGGCGCTCAGCGCGCAGGCGAGCAGGAGGCAGCTGGAGAGCGCGGCGCAGGCTCCCCGGACACTCCACTTCATCCTCCGCGTCTCCTCCGCCGCctgcgcctcctcctcctcctcgcctcgCCTCCTCCGCCTCCCTCCGCctgcgcctcctcctcctccgcctcccttCTGTCCTCATCCTCCCGTGTCCTCCTCGGCGTCGGCGGCCCTTGCCGGGGAGGCGGCCGCCGCGTGTCGCGGGAACATAATGCCGGGGACGGTGGCGAGAAGGGAGAGTTCCGAATGCGCCGCCGCCGTTGCTCTGCCTGCTACCGCCACAGCGGCCGCCGCTGTCCCCGCCGCCTCCTctctgcaggcagccggcaagcgCGGCTCACGCACCAGCTTTTTCCTCCCCGCCCTGCCGCCTCCCGCTCTCtcttattgctgctgctgctgctgctctcttGCTCGCCGCCGCTACTGCTGGGAGCCGATGAATTATTGATGGCAGCAAGTTCGAGGCGAAAGAGGGGCATCGAGCACCTCGCTTGGGGCAGCGGGAGGGAGGGCAGATCTAGCCGCCGCCGCGGGGTGGAGGAAAAAAACAGGTCCGACGGGGTGGACGAGCCGGCCCTCCTCCGGAGACGCGCGTGGCACAGCTCCCACCGTCCATTCCTCGGCGGGACGGGGTGTCAACCTAGACGCGCCCAGGcggtgggtggggagggggggtgtctcCGAAGCTGGATCGAATCAACTCGTCGGAGGGCAAAAAAACGGCGAGAAAAGAAGGCGTGTCTTTCCCGCCCGGCAATCGACGAtcgacccctcccctccccccgcccaacctcctcctctttctcctcagtTCTTGAAGGGTGCACGTCCACTTCCCTCAGCCGCTCCGAAAGCCTTCGCGCCAAAAGGCAGGAGGCGCCGCGTTTTAAAGCTCGGTCGGGAGGATCTTGCCTGCCCGCCGACCGCGCGTGTGTCAAAGGGCGACTGGCGAAGAGGTTGGCTTTCAAGCGCAGGAGGAGaaaccggaggaggaggaggaaggggggcggCGGGCGAAGGAAGCGTCACTTTCATTCGTATACAGAGTGAATCATTCTTCCAGTcggtgggtgggggaaaaaaaattctactCGTGGGCTGCCGCGGAGACTCCAACGCCGCTTCTCCGTACTTCTTCCGCCCTCCATCACCTACTCTCTCCGCTTCCCGATCTGCTTCGCTGCCTTGACAGCAACCCCCACCCCCGACGGCGCAGGCAGCAGCACGAAATCCACAGGCTGGTGCGGAGGGGAAATATTTTGCGAGGGTCGCGTTTAAGTTCGCTATCCGATAAATTGTGAGGGGGGAGGGCACGGAAAGACGATGTGCAGAGAGccgggctttatttattttatttatttatttatttatttgtcaaacaattatagggtgataatttgtacatattaaacattagataagtaatgataaaaagtagacaataggacagggacggtagggacGGAAGCGGAGAGAGTGTGAAAAGGCAGAAAAGCGGCGAAGTTTTGAATCCGTTGCCCGGGTTCTATGCGTTAACACCCCGTTGTTGCAAAGAAGACTATAGCACGCAACCTTTTATCGGCGATTGGGCTGTGTGTGGCTGAATCGCCTGTGGGCTGCGCTTTTGTATAGCGTCGGAGAAGCTCAAATTAGGTTCCTAGTTCCCCAGATAAACAGAAGTGCCAGATAGGCGATCcaatctctccatctctccctccctccatctctccttccctccaattctccatccatccatccatccatccatccatccatccatccatccatccatccatccatccatccatctatctctgtgTCTGGTTAAAAGTGTCCTCTTACTTGAAACCACACCCCACCCTGTTACCCTCCCAAGTGAGGTTGGCGGGGTTCAAATAAAGAGATCAGGGCACCGTTGATGCTCTTGATCTAAGGGCGCCTCACCTCAACGACCAGAATGTGACAAACGAACCTGGTTTTGGCTTCCGTTGGAAGCGAATGCGTTGTCAAGATCCGCTCACCGCCTGCTCTTTCGCTACGGATTCATCTACTGTGTTAATCTTGATTCGAAGCCACCTTCTACTCTGAGTCAAGCCATTTTCCTCACTTTTCTTCTCTACAGTGTCTCCATCCATGCCTCGAACGTTCCACCATTGTCCAACCcagtgttggctggggaattctgggagttgaagtccagatatcttcaagttgccaaggttgggaaacactggtccaaCCTATATAGTTGAAGCAGCTTGCAGTCACCCAGGGCTCTTGAGGTTTAGAATattgaaacacagaaacatagaagattgacggcagaagaagacctcatggtccatctagcctgcccttgtactatttcctgtattttatcttaggatggatatatgtttattccaggtgcgtttaaattcagttactgtggatttaccaaccacgtctgctggacgtttattccaagcatctactactctttcagtaaaataatattttctcacgttgcttctgatctttcccccagctaacctcgcattgtgcccccttgttcttgtgttcacttccctattaaaaacacttccctccttaaccttattGGACGTAAGGTTTCCCTCTTACATCTTTTCCTGATCTGCTGGCTGTGGTCTGATTCTTCACTGACCATCTGATTGCTCACACCTTCAAAGGTTGGCTCTTTGGTCACGTTAAGGCTGCTATTCCTACTACCTGCTTTCTTCTTTCCTGGGGTTGTTGGGCTCTGCcttacaagattttttttaaggtCCTGAGAGACCAGAAAGAAGGCATTTGCCGACATTATGCCTGATCAGCACTTTCCAAAGCACTTGTCTTTTTATATATTAGTCTAGTGCTCTTTTAAAAGAGCATCAAACCTGTTTTTCAAATACAAAggcttccccccccacccccgaaaCGGCTCTGATTCTGCACTTCAGAAAAGGTTGGCAAAAGCTGGGCCAGAGAGCTAGATGTGTTGCTATTTCAatcatttttgggggtggggggacattTATAGGCTTTACACAGCTTCTGCTAAGGGGGATTTGATTCATTGAGAGATAATCCAGTGGGGGTCAACTCTTAGTAAACATGTGGATAAACCACATAGGTGAGGGACATATAGAGGATTTGGAGGGATGTATTTCTTTAGCATTTCCATGACCGTCGTTGTTTCTGAAGACACGAGTGCCACAAAAGTCACCTTGATCAGTCCACACTTACCTGGGCCAGTCTGCTTCTGTTTCTCAAGCGCACCCAGGTAGCTGATGCTTCAGGGCTGGGAACGGGGTGCCCATTTTGTTGTCGCTGTAGTGATGGCACCCAATAGCAATATTTCTACTagcttttttctcattattcatatcatcctttccctcccacttaatatgactgtaatttgttgcttgtactctaagatttttatttttcttgattgtttcttcattgcttattacaATGAAGAacacttatgacaatcattaagtgttgtaccacatgattcttgacaaatgtatatttttcttttatgtacactgagagcatatgcaccaagacaaattccttgtgtgcccaatcacacttggccaataaagaagtctattctattctattatattctattctgacttatataccgtttcatagtgcttttacagccactctaagtggtttaaagagagtgaccatattgcccccaacaatctggatcctcattttacccaactgggaagcatggaaggctgagtcaaccttgagccagtggtgagatttgaactgctgaactacagctagcagttagctgaagtagcctgcagggctgcactccaacaaaaattaaaatgacTTAAACTTGTAGGGTTAACTTTCCTCTGAAAAGGGTCAGATATGCTGCTTCCAGAAATAGGACTAGCTGGACAGGACTTTTCTGCCTCAAGATATTCTGGTTATTTTAAACCAGGATCGTTTGCACGGGAACAAAAGTTGCGGTTTGTGGGACTCGGTGCTAGGACTGAATCCAACGAAACTCTAGAAGGTTGCGGTGGTGACAAGTGCAGGGAGCAGGAATACTGGTGCCTTCCACAAGTTGCTGATCAAATGTTCCAGTGAGGGGTCTTCAGTGCAAGAAAACACAGATGTTTTACCTGTGCGCCGacgatgttatctagtttggataaACGAGACGTCTgcaggaaacaaccaagctcagcgaGCACCTGGGACCCTTCATTTCAAGGCTCGGCTGTttcactgtatctatctatctatctatctatctatctatctatctatctatctatctatctatctctatctatctatctatctatctatcttgtatgtatgtatgtatgtatgtatgtatgtatgtatgtatgtatgtatgtatgtatttttatttttcttgattgtttcttcattgcttattacaATGAAGAacacttatgacaatcattaagtgttgtaccacatgattcttgacaaatgtatatttttcttttatgtacactgagagcatatgtatgtatttattaattaatttatttatttatttatttatttgcttatttatttttctttaaaagatgGTTAAGAGAGGGGAGCCAAATTATTGAGACGTTCTCAGCCGGGAGTctcaaaaaagaggaaaagagaagagaggggatgagaggagagggagggggagagggagaaggagagagggaggatccTCTTTGGAATCCTCTGGCAAGGAAGGAATCGTCTTAAAGCTTGaacaactgtgtgtgtgtgtgtgtgtgtgtgtgtgagagagagagagagagagagagagagagagagagagagagagagagagagagagagagagagagagagagagagagagagagagagagagagagagattcccgCTGGAACTTTTCTCGTTTGACCCAGAGCTTGAGGCTTCGCGAACATGGCGAGAGGAGGTTGGCGACCCAAGTTCATCCCGCTGGGGCTCATTGCCCCCACCGATTTCTATCTGGATCTTCTTTGGAATCTGGCAAGCAAGGAATCCGTCAGCTAGGAcaactgtgtgtgagagagagagggagggagggagggagggaaggagggtgagagagagacagaaagacagacaggggAGATCAGAAGGCTTGGGGGCCGGCTGCCTGCCTGGCAGACAACAGGCTCCTCCGCACGCTTTGCGAAGTCTTGATGGCTTCATCTCCAGGCAATGCCTGTTAATGAATTAATCTGAGCGCGGCGACCCGCAACTGGAAAGTGACAGGGATCTCATCCCCTGAGCTTTCCCTTCTCTGCCCCGTCTTTCCCCCAGGGATGTTTATCAGGAACTTGTGCTGCCTTAGCAAAGATCGACGCAATCTCCTCCGCGCTTGTTATTATTGGCGGGATgaataacaaaaaaacccaccacgaGCTGTTATCACGCCAACTGCTTATCCGCGCTGAAGACCTTACACGCTCGTTTCAGCGTTGCCTCCCATTGAAAAAAGCTGTAATTTGC
This genomic interval carries:
- the TMEM271 gene encoding transmembrane protein 271, translating into MKWSVRGACAALSSCLLLACALSAAAVGLKCFSLGSELKGEPFRLGTAAGAFYSGLLLTAGISLLGSALFCCRPPDDEGAGGARRQGHAASEGAVVPVAGDAQPQSQALPKGPPGGRQNFLLLGVLVFMLGVLSAFAGAVIDGDTVSLVEKKYSHYCLLQVGGGGGSSARARPAGGPDGSTTTLLLRCQKLRDYQRGLVISTIFNALECLLGLLNLLLVKNYKAAQQRGLRRRRRCRQEQRLGGGRRRRRRGGGGGGSGGGPAGSGGGRRPQRQSQGSIFSSEDPDLSPGGDCAFQAVSYINVGVFHVFDEAGVEVHCGGHPSIELPGYSPMDPELNASYPYCYPLPNEQPPAYEDIYPRELCANRV